Genomic DNA from Streptomyces sp. AM 2-1-1:
GCCACCGGTCGCCGCCCGGGGATCGGGCCGGCGGCGGCCCGTGAGGGGGTCGGTCAGGAGCCCCTGGTCGCGGATCTCCGCGACCAGTTCACCCCTCTCGCGCCACATGCGCAGGATTCCGTGGCCGCCGCCGTGCCGCACCGAGTTGCCGGTCGCCTCGCTGATGGCGAGGAGCCAGTCCGTACGGCGGACCGGTGGCAGACCGACGGCGTCCGCCCAGCGCTCGGCCTCGTCACGGACGAGCGCGAGACCCTCCTCGCCGAAGGGGACGACGACGGCGTCCGACGGTTCGGGCAGCGGGGCGTCGCAGTCGCGGCAGACCTCGTGCGGATCGGCGTAGCCGGAGCTGGCGCGGTACGCCCCCGGTTCACCGACCACCGGGTGGGTGCGGTACGCCTGCGCCAGCACGTCTTCGGGCAAGGCGGTGTCGTAGGGGCACAGGATGCTGACGGGACGCCCGGTGAACGCGAGGTTGATCAGCGCTTCGTGGCGCGTGGCCTCCAGCGACTCCGCCGGCGTGCGCCCGACCCAGATCGGCTCTCCCACGATCGATGCCTGGGTGCACGTGTTCCGCCCCTTGTCCGCGAACTCCTGGAGCATCGAGAGGATGCGCCCCGGATTGCGTCCCGCCTGGCGCATGTCCACCCAGGTGACGCCGTCCCCCTCGACGTGGTCCCGCAGCAAGGCGAGCTGGGGACCGGGCACGGCCACCAGCACGGAGTGGCGGCGGTCCACGGCGTCCTGGACGAACGACCCGACTCCGTCGAGGTACTCGTCCCTGGTGCCGTAGAACAGTGCCGGATGGTAGAAGGCCGCCTGGGGGCCGGGTTCGGTCGAAAGCGTTCCGTATGTCGTCATCGGTCCACGACCTCCACCATGGAATCAAGCTCCGGGAACAGTCGCAGTAGTCGTCGCACGGCAGGAGGGGCCTGCCGCATCCTCAGTCGGGTCCCTCCCGGCCGCACGGCCGCGGCCTCGGCCAGCACGGCCAGCGACGCCGAGTCGAGGTGACGCAGGCCGGCCAGGTCGAGTTCCATCGGCTGGACCTTCGAGCCGGAGACGGCGGCGGCCGCGGACGCGACGGCGTCCCGGGTGTCGTATCCGGCCGACCCGGACAGCGCCAGGCCCGGCCGGTCCGCCAGGGGCGCCACCCGAAGGGCCGGCTCGGCGTACGGTTCCCCCTCGTGTGTCAGGTGGGCGCCCGCGAGCATCCCCACGTACGCGTCGGTGAGCAGGCGGCGGTCGTAGAAGCACCACGCCTTCAACGGCAGTCGCGCGAACACCTCGTGGTGCATGCGCAGTTCGTACTCCAGCAACCGGTCGGCGCCGGTGACGTCCCGCGCTCCCCAGGACATCTCACCGATCGCCCGCAGCCCCGGGTAGCCCGAGGCGCGGGCCGCCTCCGCCACGTCGAACCAGAGCCCGATCATCGCGTCGGGATCGAAGCGCGAGCCCGCCAGGTACGTCTGTGCGGCGACCGACACGGACAACTGCCCGCGCGACACGGCTCCCGCCGCGTCGATCCCCGCGTCGGTGAGGGCGCGCAGGACCCGTTCGGGGGCGGTGGTGTCCGCGAAGTACTGCACCTGTTCGCCCTTTTCCAGCCCGCCGCGGACGACGGCGGCGAGGTGTTCGGCCCACTGCCGGTCGTCGGAGAAGACCACACTGTGGTGGCATCCCTGCACCGGCTCCGTCTCCCCGGGCACCGGCACCCCTCCACCCTTCGGCACGCCACTCCTCGTCGTCCTGTCCGCCCTTGCGGCTCCTCGCCCGGATCCCGCCGGGCCCGCGCGGACCGGCACCACTCCCCCGTCCGGCCCGGTCCGGCCGGAAGGCCCTCACTCTCCCGACCATGGAAACACGGATGGGGCGCGTCCGACGCGCCGGTGCCCGCTCCCGGGCCGGGACGCGTCGGGCGGAAGGACTCCCGGGGCGAACGCTTCGACCCTGGTGGGAGCTGCCCGGAGCAGGGCACGGGTGTTCCGGCCTCGCCGGACGATCTTCCGGTCGTCCGCTCCCGCATGTGGCCGGGATCTCGGCGACCCGCCCGTGCGCACCGCGCGACGGGACCGGCACCGGTGGGCTGTCAGGAGGTCCGTCCCGCCGGGGCGGCCGGCCGCGCGGCCCCTCCCGCCGCGCCTCGCCACCCGCCGGGGCTCACAACATGATGAGCAGACGGGTACCCGCCTTGAGCTTGCGGTTCACCGAGCGGCTCTGCACGTACACCTCCAGCCGGGGGTTGTTGCCCGCCTTCACGGAGACGGTGCCGCGGACACCTGAGCCGAAGAGCAGGCTGCGGGCCGCGTCCCCCGTGTAGGCGCGGTCGGTGTCCTTCTCGACCACGATGACCTCCTTGTCCGGCTGGACGGTGACGCGGGCGCCCAACTGGTAGTAACAGGAACCGCGTCGGTAGGAGACGCCGGGGTGCGAGTCGACGAAGGGCCTGATCTCGGTCTCTTTGTCGACCTTGAGGAGCCGGTACTTGTCGGCCGCGATCGGCTCCAGCTTCGCCCGCACCTCGTCGACCGATATGTCCTGACCCACCGCGAAGAGGTTCTTCGTACCGCGCACGCCCTGCTCGCGGCCCCGGAGGAAGCTGGTGGCGGCGGCACGCACGGTGCCGATCGCCTCTTCGACGCCTTCGGTGGAATCGGCGTCCCAGATGGCGATGTTGCCGGCCGGGAAGCCGTAGTTCTGGGCGGTGCGCTTGGCCAGGGAGTTCGGCACGAGGATGGCGGAGGTCCAGTGGCCCGGAAGGCCGCCCATCGTCGACGAGATGCGCTTCAGCCAGGGGCCGAGGATGGTCATGTCGCCGTCGTGCCGCCGGTCACCACCGGAGGCGTTCTCCTCGCCGTCCGTCACCACGATCTGCAGGAAGCTGTGCTCGCCGTACTCCTCCCAGATGTGCCCGAGGTCGTCCAGGGACTTCAGTGAGGCTTCGATGAGGGCGGTGGCGCCGTTGTTGACCTTGTACAGCCCGCGCATGGACGGCAGGTGCTTCACGTCCATGTCCCAGACCAGGTTCTCCACCCTGTGGTCGAAGGAGTAGAGGCTGATCCGGGTCTCGTGGCCGAGGCTGTCCGACTCGGCCTTCAGACCCGCCACGAACTCGTCCACGACACGGATGAGCTGCCCCTCGTGCGGGCGCATGGAGCCCGAACTGTCCACGACCAGCGCGACGTGGTTCACCTTGTGCCGGATCTTGTTGGCGGACACGCTGCCACTCCCCCTTCGGAACTCCCCGAGTGATGTCTCCAACCTAGGGGGAGGGTCTGACAACGGGGAGCGGCCCGCTGACGGGTCATCACCCCTCGGACGGCCGCCTCTCGGCGCACGGTCACCCGCCCGCGGACGGGGTCGGGTCGGGCCGGGCCGGTCAGTCCAGTGCTGCGCGGATCGCTGCTTCGACCAGGCGGGCGGTGCGGGCGTGGCCGGCGGCGTTGGGGTGCACGAGCGTGGCCCGCGCTCCGACGGGACACGTCAGGGTGTAAGTGCCGAGGGCGAGCCGGCGGGGCCAGTACGGGGCCGCCTCGCCGCAGATGCCTTCCACCCATTTCTCGGCCCGGGGGCTGCACGCGTCGTGGCCCTCGCCCCCGGCGGCGCTGTCCACGAAGGTGTCACCGCTCAGCTCCGTGACGGTCCGGATGACGGCGTTGAGGCCGACGTTCACCTCGTGCAGCCAGGCGATGTCCTCATGGGTGACCGAGACCGTGCCGAGAGGGTCGATCCGGGCGGCCAGCTCGGAGGGGTCCCGACGGTCGCAGGGGCCGGGGTCGGCGGGGAAGATCAGGGGGTAGCCGACGGTGATGACCTCGGCGCCGGGTGCTTGCCGGTGCACGTCGGCCAGCATGGCGGCGTACTCCTGGGCGATCCGCTCGTACGTGTCGGCGATCGGTTCCTGGCCGCCGGTCGTGACGGGGCCGCCGGTCGTCACCGGGCCGCCGCTCGGCTCCGTCGGTTCCCCCGCGGGGACCGGTGCACGGTGCCGGTGGGCGTCGCGGCACGGGGCGGCGACGTCCGGCAGGCCGGCTCCGCCGACCAGGCAGGTGACGAGCATCGGACTGAAGGGCACGCTGTTGCCGCCCACCCCGATCGTGACGACGTCGGTGTCCGCGTCCAGCCCGGCGCGTACGGTCTGGGCGGCGACGCTCGGCCAGCCTCCGGCGGGTGCCCGCACCGGGCCGGTGGGGATCTGTCGGGTGGTGGTGATGTCCTGGACGGTGGCGCCCCCGCAGCTGACGTCGGTCAGTTCCACCGGCCGGCCGTGCGGCGGGCGGGTGGTCAGCCCGGCCCGTACGAGGGCCGGGTACGCCCCGGTGGTGCGGTCGCAGCCGTCCCGGTCCGGGCTGCCGAGCGCCGGGGTGGGCTCGCCGACGATGAGGCCGGCCGTGGTCGAGTCGCCGAGGGCCGCCCACCGCACGGGCTCGGGCGCGGGAGAAGCCGGCACCGGCACGGCGGCCGCGAGCGTCAGGGCGGCCAGCGCACCGAGTGCCGCACGGCGGGAGCGGACGAGGACACGCCCGCGTCCGCCGACGGGGCCCTCCTGTTCCCGCGGGGCGGACGGCGTCGTCGTGGTGTGGAACACGTGGCTCTCCCGGGACGGTGATCGGCGACCTTCCGCACTCAAACAGCCGAGTCACCCGCACGTCTCCGGGAGCGGTGGTCATTCACTCCCCCGTGTCCGCCGTTCGCCCCGCTCATCCGGCCGGCGGGTGAGCGGACTTCACCGCGTGGGCCGCCCGCCCGCCACGCCCGCCCCGACGACCGGGTTCGCGGTCGCTCCGCCGCACATCCGCTACACGCTCCGCGCCGGGGTAGACGGCGCAGACCAGCACGATCGACAGGACGGAGCAGCCGGACGTGGCCATCACCACCACCGGAGCGGTGTACGGATGTCTCGGGTTGGGGGCGCTCCTCGCGGCGGTGCTTCCCCGGCTGTTGTCACGCCGGCCCGTCTCCCCACCCATGGTCTTCCTCGCGTCCGGGCTGCTCGTGTACGCGCTGCCGCTTCCCCTCCCCCTGCCCGAGGTGAACCCGACGGAGCACCGGGCGTGGGCGGAGCACCTCACCGAACTCTGCGTGATCGCGTCCCTGATGGGTGCGGGACTCGCGATCAACCGCCCGTTCGGATGGCGGACGTGGCGCACCACCTGGCGGCTGCTCGGCGTGGCGATGCCGCTCGCCATCGGTGCCACCGCACTGGTGGCGTACCTGCTGCTGGACTGGCCGCCGTACGTGGCGCTCCTGCTGGCGGCGGTGCTGGCGCCCACCGACCCCGTCCTCGCCTCCGAGGTGCGTGTGGGTGAGCCGACCGACGACGAGGACGACGAGGACGAGGTGCGTTTCGCGCTCACCAGTGAGGCGGGGCTCAACGACGGGCTCGCGTTCCCGTTCGTCCTCGGCGCTCTCGCACTCGGCGCGACGGGCGAGGCGTGGTCGACGGAGTGGCTCGCGCACTGGGCGTGGAGCGACGTGCTCGTCCGGCTCGCGGTCGGGGTGGCGGTGGGTGTGGGGACGGGGCTGCTGCTCGGGCGTGTGCTCTTCCACGCCGGCGCGAAGCCGCTGCGTCTCGCGGAACACGGCGAGGGTTTCGTCGCGCTGGCGGTGACCCTCACCTCGTACGGTCTGGCCGAATCCCTGCACGGGTACGGGTTCCTTGCGGTCTTCGCGGCGGCCTGCACCCTGCGCAGCCGTGAGCGGGGCCACCAGTACCACCAGGTGCTGCACGAGTTCATCGAGCAGATAGAACGGCTGCTGATGGCGGTGCTCCTCTTCGCGACGGGCGCCTTCATCGCGACGGGCGCCCTCTCCCACCTGACCTGGCGGGGGGCCGCCACGGGGCTGCTGCTCCACCTGTTGATACGGCCGCTGACCTCCTGGCTCGCGCTGGTGCGGGGGCCGGCCGCCCGCAAGGAGCGACTGGTCACCTCGTTCCTCGGCATCCGGGGCATCGGCTCGTTCTTCTATCTCGCCTATGCCTGTGGGCGGGGCGAGTTCGGCCCGTACGAGGACGAGTTGTGGGCGATCGTGGTCTTCACCGTCCTCGTCTCCGTCGTCCTGCACGGAGCCTCGGCCGCACCGATCACCGCACATCTCGACCGGGAGAACGGGACGGACCCGGACGCCCCGGAGTCCGGGGACGGTCTTCACCGCAACGACAGCGACAGCGACAGCGACAGCGACAGCTCCAACGGCACCGGCACCCGCACCCGTACCGACAGCTCCCACGACGACAGCGACACCGACACCGACGACGGCGTGGCCCGGGAACGCGTCTGAGTCCCGGCGGGCGTGCGGGGCCCTCACGGCCCCGCACGTGCGAAGGGGCGGGGGCCCCGCGCGGGGGCGTGGCCCACGTACGGGGGCGCGCGAAGACCTCGTACGGGCCGGGGGCCTCGGCCCGTACGAGGCCGGCTCTTCGGCGGAGCGCGCCGGTGTCCCGGCGGAGCGGTCGCCGGCTCAGAAGGAGCGCGTCAGCTTCCGTGCGGTGCTGCAGTGCGCGGTGCGCCCGTGGCGCCAGAGCTGCACGACGGTCACGCCGAGCAGCACGGTGAACACCCCCAGGAGCACCACCGCGATCGCCGCTTGCCGGCCGTCCGCCGTCGCGCGGCCCGGCTCCTGGGTGAGCAGGCCGAGCAGCGACAGCAGCGCGCCGACCAGGTAGACGGAGCGAACTCGTCGCAACTGCCTCAACGCACGGGGAGCAAGAGCCACACGCCTCATCGATGCCATACGCGGATCCTTCCCAGAACGCGTCCCCGCAGACGCCTGGTCGGGTCCGAAAATGTCGCGCCCTACGGAGTGCCCAGCCGGATCTGCAGGGCGGGGAAGCGGGGTGCCCGGAATCCGAGGGTTTCGTAGAGGTGCGTGCCGTCCGCAGTCGCGTGGAGGTCCACCGCGGACACCTCCGTCTCCTCGGCGAACCAGCGCAGCAGCGCTTCGGTGCAGGCGCGCGCATACCCCTGGTGGCGGGCGGCGTGTTCGGTCGCGACGTTCGAGACGTGTCCGCGCAGGCCGCTGGGGCTGGTGGGCCCGGGGGCGTGGTGGTCGCAGGTGCCGACCGCGCAGCTGACGACGCCGCGCCCCGGTTCCTCCACGACGAAGGCGGCGAAGTCGGCTTCTCCCGCAAGGCGTTCGGCGAACCACCGCCCTGCCGCCTCCCGCCAGGGTGCGTCCTCGGGCCCGGCCGGGATCCCCATGTCGGCCAGCATCAGGGCCCGGAGCCGTACGAGGGCGGGAACGTCGGCGGCCGTGGCGCGGCGGACCTCGGGGGTGGGGGTGCGCGATGTCTTCTCCATGGAGCACAGGGTGGGGAAGGGGCGGCGGGCCCGGCAATCGGATTGTCCCGCCCGTGCGGGGGAACACGGTGTCCTGTGACCCGTGTCGCGGACCCGTCGGCGGGACGGACGAGGGACCGGGAGTCGCTCCCGCGCCCCGTACGTGTCCGTTCCCCGCTCGTCCTGCGGCGCAACCCCACGGAAGGGTTCCTCGTATGGCAGTGCACAAGTCCCTCGTGCTCGTACTCGACAGCGCCGAACCGATGGAACTGGCCGACTTCTACGCCGGGTTGCTGGGCGCCGAGGTCAGGCCGGGGCAGGGCGGCGACTACGTGGAGGTCGTCGGGGAGGCCGGGGTCCATCTGGCGATCCGGCGGGACCACGGTTACGCGCCCCCGAGTTGGCCCCGTCCCGACGACGCGCAGCAGGCCCACGTGCTCGTACGGGTCGCCCGCGAGGACATGGACGAGGCCGAGCGGGAGGCGATCGGGCTCGGAGCCACTCCGGTGGAAGCACGCGACAACGGCGGCCGCAACGACACGCGCCACTACGCCGATCCGGCGGGGCACGGTTTCGCGATGACCGCCGTGTGACGCCCGGTCCGGGCCCACCGCGGGCCCGGACGGCGCTGTCGGATCAGCGTCTCGGAGCGGGCCGGCGGATGCACGAAGGACGATCACCGGTCCCGGCGCCCCGGCCCTCCATCGCCGGCCCCCACCTCGGCACGGCCGTTCCTCACCCCCGAGGAGCGGCCGTGCTGTTGCGTACGACCAGGCTGGTGGCCAGCTCCAGGCGCGTGGTCATCGGGGCCTCGTCGCGCAGTCGCACCAGCATCTGCACCGCTTCCTCGGCCATCTGCCGCAGCGGCTGGTGGACGGTGGTCAGGGCGGGGCTGGACCAGCGGGCGATCGGTACGTCGTCGTAGCCGACCACGGAGAGGTCGTGCGGGACGCGCAGCCCGCTGACCCGCGCCGCTTCGAGCACGCCGAGGGCCTGCAGGTCGCTGCCGGCGAAGATCGCGGTGGGCGGGTCGGGCAGGGCGAGGAGCTCCATCGTCCGGTCGTAGCCCCCCTCGACGTGGAAGTCGCCGTAGAGCACCAGGTCGGGGGAGGTCTCCAGTCCGGCCATGCTCATCGCGGAGCGGTAGCCGTCCAGCCGGGCGAGGGAGCAGATCATGTCCTCGGGGCCGGTGATGATGCCGATCCGGCGGTGCCCCAGCTCGATGAGGTGACGCGTCGCGGCGAGGCCGCCGCTCCAGTTCGCCGAGCCGACCGAGGGCACGTCCGGTTCGGGGTCGCCGGCCGGGTCGATGATCACGAAGGGGATCGACCGGGACCGCAGCTGCTGCTTGAACTCGACCGGCAGAGCCGAGAAGACCAGCACCACACCGAGCGGGCGTCGCTGGAGCACTCCCTCGATCCACTCGGGGCTGGGCGAGTGGCGGGTGCCGCTCTCGGTGAGAACCACGCCCGCCCCGTGGAGCTTGGCGACGTTCTCCACGCCCCTGATCAGCTCCATCGCCCAGATGCTGTCGAGCTCGTGGAAGACCAGCTCGATCAGCGGTGCCTCCCGGGCGGACCGGGTCGTCCGCCGGTAGGAGTGCGTCTCCAACAGACGTTCCACCTTGACCCGCGTCGGCGCGGCAACGTCCTGTCTGCCGTTCAGCACCTTCGAAACTGTCGAAATGGAGACGCCGGCCTGCTGGGCCACCTGGGCGAGGGTGATGCGGCCCACGTTCTCGTCATCGCGCATGGTGAGAAGCATAGGGCACGAACAATTGGCCAACAGAGATAACAAATCAGCAACTTGAGCCCCGAGGGTTGACCCCTCCCGTCGCCGAGCCCTAGCGTCCCGACGCATGAAGTTTCGGTAATGAAGCCGAAACATTTTCGAGAGGGCGAGACCATGACGCGACGCACACGGCTCCCACGCACCGCTCTTGTCGGCGGGGCCGTCCTGGCCATGGCGCTGTCCATGTCGGCGTGCGGAGGGGACGATTCCGCGTCCGGCGACGACAAGATCCACGTACTGGTCTACGGGGACGCCACCAACAAGGTGGAGAAGCAGCTCATCGCCACCTTCAACAAGACGTCCAAGGTCAAGGCCGTCCTGGACACGATCCCGGGCGCCGACTACCAGGCCAAGCTCCAGACGATCATCAACAGCAAGCAGGCCCCCGACGTCTTCTTCAACTGGGGCGGCGGCAGCATCAAGCCCTTCGTGGACGCCGGGCTGCTCCTCCCGCTGGACGACTTCATCGCGAAGGACCCGGGACTCAAGGACAACTTCCTGCCGTCGGTGTTCAACAGCACCGTGGTGGACGGCAAGGCGTACGGCATCCCGATGCGCGGGACGCAGCCGGTGCTGATGTTCAACAACAGCAAGGTGCTCAAGGACAACGGCCTCACCGCTCCCAAGACCTGGGACGAGCTGGTGAACGCGGCGAAGGTCCTCAAGTCGAAGGGCGTCACCCCGATCGCCCTCGGCGGCGGCGACAAGTGGCCGACACTGATGTGGTTCGAGTACCTCTACGACCGCGTCGCGGGCCCCGAGCTCTTCCAGAGCGCGCTCAAGGGCGACAAGGACGTCTGGGCGAGTGACGACAGCAAGGCCGCGCTCAACAAGCTCAAGGAACTCATCGACGCCGGTGCCTTCGGCACCAACTTCGACTCGGTGAAGTTCACCGACGGCGGCTCGCCCACCCTGCTCGCCACCGGCAAGGCCGCCTTCGAGCTGATGGGCTCGTGGGAGTACTCGACGCTGCAGGACTCGCAGCCGGACTTCGCCAAGTCCGACCTCGACTACAGCGCCTTCCCGGCCGTCGACGGTGGCAAGGGCGCCCCGACCGACATCGTCGGCAACACGAACAACTTCTACTCGGTGCTGAAGAAGACCAAGCACCCGGAGGCGGTCGCGGAGTTCCTGAAGCTCCAGTACTCCGACCAGTTCGTGAAGTCGCAGCTCTCCATCGGCAACCTGCCGACCACGACCAACACCGAAGCGCAGCTGGACGGCGCCGCGAGCCCCGACTACGCGCGCTTCCAGTACGACCTCGTCAAGAACGCGCCCTCCTTCCAGCTCTCCTGGGACCAGGCCTACCCGCAGACCGCCGGCACGGCCCTGACGACCGCGGTGCAGCAGTTCTTCAACGGCGGGATCGACGTGGACGGCTTCATCAAGGCGATGCAGGCACTGCCCACCTCCTGACCGCGCCCCACCATCCGACTGGGAACACCTCTCATGACCACAACTGCCACCGCGGTCTCCGCGGACAGCAAAGGGGTCGAGCGGAGCGGCCGTCGACCCGGCCGCTCCCGTGAAGGCGCCGGCCGCCCCGGTTTCGCCTGGGCGGCTCCGGCCGCCGTCTTCTTCGGCCTCTTCGCCATCGTCCCGCTCGCCCTGGTCGTCGCCCTCTCCTTCGCGAGCTGGAACGGACTCTCCGACCCCGAGTTCGCCGGTCTCGACAACTGGAAGAAGCTGTTCGACGACCCGATCATGATCAAGAGCCTCTGGCTCAGCCTGCTGCTCACCCTCCTGGGTGTCGTCGTGCAGACCCCGCTCTCCATCCTGCTGGGGGTGTGGGCGGCCGGCCATCAGCGCAACCGGGCGGTGCTGTCCGCGATCTACTTCGTCCCGCTGCTGCTCTCGGCCACGGCCGTCTCCGTGCTCTGGCGCGCGGTGCTCGACCCCAACTTCGGTGTACCCGCGCACGCCAAGTGGCTGTTCGGCGACGGGAACCTGTTCGGCATGCAGAGCAGTGCGATCGGGGTGCTCATCTTCGTCAGCACCTGGCAGTTCACCCCGCTGCACACGCTGATCTACCAGGGCGCCGCGCGCTCGGTGCCCCGCGTGCTCTACCAGGCGGCGGAGATCGACGGGGCGGGCCGGTACCGGCAGTTCTTCCACATCACCCTGCCGCAGCTGCGCAACAGCGTCGTCACCTCGATGATCCTCATGGTCGTCGGCGGCCTGACGACCTTCGACACCGTGCTGATCCTCACCCAGGGCGGACCGGGCACGGACACCACCATCAGCGCCTACTACATGTACCAGAAGGCCTTCAAGAGCTTTGACTACGGGGCGGCCTCGGCGATCGGCGTGATGCTGATCCTGGTCGCCACGATCATCTCGCTGGTGATGGTGCGCCTCACCGGCTACGACAAGATGAACAGCACCATGGAGGGCATGTGAGCAGGCGCCGTCCCAACATCCTCGCCGGCTTCGGCTCCACCGTCTGGCTCCTCGTGGTGGGTCTCCCCCTCTACGTGATGCTGGTCGCGACCTTCCAGAACCGCGCCGACTACGGGTCGAACGGGCCGTTCGCACTGCCCGAGCACTTCACCCTCGACAACTACGTCGACGACTTCAACAGCGGGTTCGGTCAGTACTTCCTGAACACGGTGATCGTCACCCTCTCCGTGGTGGCGATCGTCGTGCTGCTCGTGGCGCCGCTGTCGTACGCGATCGTCCGCAGCCGCAGCCGCATGACCGGACTGGTGTTCCGTCTCTTCCTGCTGGGGCTCGCCATTCCGTCGCAGGCCGTCATCGTGCCGATGTTCTTCGCGATGAGCGAGGTGGGGCTCTACGACAACCTCATCGGCATCATCCTGCCGACGGCCGCCTTCGCGATGCCCGTGTGCGCCCTCATCCTCACCGGCGTGATGCGCGACATCACCCCGGAGCTGTACGAGGCCATGACGATGGACGGCGCCACTCACCGCCGGGTCTTCTTCCAGCTGGTGCTGCCGCTCTCCAAGAGCGGTCTCTCCACGATCGTCGTCTTCTCCGCCCTCCAGGCGTGGAACGGCTTCCTCTTCCCGCTCGTCCTGACGCAGTCGGCCGGCTCCAAGGTCATCACCATGGGGCTCTACGACTTCCAGACCGAGCACGGGGTCGACATGCCGGGGATGCTCGCGGCTGTCGTGCTGTCCATGCTTCCCATCCTGC
This window encodes:
- a CDS encoding carbohydrate ABC transporter permease, with amino-acid sequence MSRRRPNILAGFGSTVWLLVVGLPLYVMLVATFQNRADYGSNGPFALPEHFTLDNYVDDFNSGFGQYFLNTVIVTLSVVAIVVLLVAPLSYAIVRSRSRMTGLVFRLFLLGLAIPSQAVIVPMFFAMSEVGLYDNLIGIILPTAAFAMPVCALILTGVMRDITPELYEAMTMDGATHRRVFFQLVLPLSKSGLSTIVVFSALQAWNGFLFPLVLTQSAGSKVITMGLYDFQTEHGVDMPGMLAAVVLSMLPILLVYLFARRALVQGLMGVGGK